ATCCAGATGTTAGCATAGCGTTGGTCTTTGTGTGTTAACCTCTTATTGTCTCTTTTTGTGCTGAAGTGGCACTATGCCCGCAGCTACAGTGGACCACAGTCAAAGAATATGTGAGGTTTGGGCCAACAACCTGGAGGAGGAGCTGAAGAGGATCCGACATGTCATTAGGAAATACAACTACATTGCTATGGTGAGTGGCGCTGATGTCTCCTCCCCCACTCGTGGACTTCCTGGGGTGGTAACGGGGTCCGTCTGTGCAGGACACAGAGTTCCCCGGTGTCGTAGCCAGACCTATCGGGGAGTTCAGGAGCAACGCAGACTACCAGTACCAGCTGCTGCGCTGCAACGTGGATTTGCTGAAGATAATCCAGCTGGGCCTCACGTTTCTGAATGAGCAAGGAGAATATCCTCCAGGAACGTCCACCTGGCAGTTCAATTTTAAGTTTAACCTCACGTAAGTGAGTGTATCTTGGTTAGGCATAGATGTTGTGGCTCATCCTAGAACAAAAGAGACACTGCTGACAGAATCAGAcatgagttgtttttttctacCCTACTCGTCTTGCTTCTGTCTCTAATCGCTCGATGGCCCGTAGTTGCTTGGTGACAAGCAGTGTTGCTCTTGTGCCGTCAGAGAGGACATGTACGCACAGGACTCCATCGAGCTGCTCACCACGGCAGGGATTCAGTTCAAAAAGCACGAGGACGACGGCATCGAGACGCTCTACTTTGCAGAGCTGCTGATGACGTCGGGGGTGGTGTTGTGTGATGGCGTCAAGTGGCTGTCCTTCCACAGGTACAGgtgctgactcagcactttcTCTTTTCNNNNNNNNNNNNNNNNNNNNNNNNNNNNNNNNNNNNNNNNNNNNNNNNNNNNNNNNNNNNNNNNNNNNNNNNNNNNNNNNNNNNNNNNNNNNNNNNNNNNNNNNNNNNNNNNNNNNNNNNNNNNNNNNNNNNNNNNNNNNNNNNNNNNNNNNNNNNNNNNNNNNNNNNNNNNNNNNNNNNNNNNNNNNNNNNNNNNNNNNNNNNNNNNNNNNNNNNNNNNNNNNNNNNNNNNNNNNNNNNNNNNNNNNNNNNNNNNNNNNNNNNNNNNNNNNNNNNNNNNNNNNNNNNNNNNNNNNNNNNNNNNNNNNNNNNNNNNNNNNNNNNNNNNNNNNNNNNNNNNNNNNNNNNNNNNNNNNNNNNNNNNNNNNNNNNNNNNNNNNNNNNNNNNNNNNNNNNNNNNNNNNNNNNNNNNNNNNNNNNNNNNNNNNNNNNNNNNNNNNNNNNNNNNNNNNNNNNNNNNNNNNNNNNNNNNNNNNNNNNNNNNNNNNNNNNNNNNNNNNNNNNNNNNNNNNNNNNNNNNNNNNNNNNNNNNNNNNNNNNNNNNNNNNNNNNNNNNNNNNNNNNNNNNNNNNNNNNNNNNNNNNNNNNNNNNNNNNNNNNNNNNNNNNNNNNNNNNNNNNNNNNNNNNNNNNNNNNNNNNNNNNNNNNNNNNNNNNNNNNNNNNNNNNNNNNNNNNNNNNNNNNNNNNNNNNNNNNNNNNNNNNNNNNNNNNNNNNNNNNNNNNNNNNNNNNNNNNNNNNNNNNNNNNNNNNNNNNNNNNNNNNNNNNNNNNNNNNNNNNNNNNNNNNNNNNNNNNNNNNNNNNNNNNNNNNNNNNNNNNNNNNNNNNNNNNNNNNNNNNNNNNNNNNNNNNNNNNNNNNNNNNNNNNNNNNNNNNNNNNNNNNNNNNNNNNNNNNNNNNNNNNNNNNNNNNNNNNNNNNNNNNNNNNNNNNNNNNNNNNNNNNNNNNNNNNNNNNNNNNNNNNNNNNNNNNNNNNNNNNNNNNNNNNNNNNNNNNNNNNNNNNNNNNNNNNNNNNNNNNNNNNNNNNNNNNNNNNNNNNNNNNNNNNNNNNNNNNNNNNNNNNNNNNNNNNNNNNNNNNNNNNNNNNNNNNNNNNNNNNNNNNNNNNNNNNNNNNNNNNNNNNNNNNNNNNNNNNNNNNNNNNNNNNNNNNNNNNNNNNNNNNNNNNNNNNNNNNNNNNNNNNNNNNNNNNNNNNNNNNNNNNNNNNNNNNNNNNNNNNNNNNNNNNNNNNNNNNNNNNNNNNNNNNNNNNNNNNNNNNNNNNNNNNNNNNNNNNNNNNNNNNNNNNNNNNNNNNNNNNNNNNNNNNNNNNNNNNNNNNNNNNNNNNNNNNNNNNNNNNNNNNNNNNNNNNNNNNNNNNNNNNNNNNNNNNNNNNNNNNNNNNNNNNNNNNNNNNNNNNNNNNNNNNNNNNNNNNNNNNNNNNNNNNNNNNNNNNNNNNNNNNNNNNNNNNNNNNNNNNNNNNNNNNNNNNNNNNNNNNNNNNNNNNNNNNNNNNNNNNNNNNNNNNNNNNNNNNNNNNNNNNNNNNNNNNNNNNNNNNNNNNNNNNNNNNNNNNNNNNNNNNNNNNNNNNNNNNNNNNNNNNNNNNNNNNNNNNNNNNNNNNNNNNNNNNNNNNNNNNNNNNNNNNNNNNNNNNNNNNNNNNNNNNNNNNNNNNNNNNNNNNNNNNNNNNNNNNNNNNNNNNNNNNNNNNNNNNNNNNNNNNNNNNNNNNNNNNNNNNNNNNNNNNNNNNNNNNNNNNNNNNNNNNNNNNNNNNNNNNNNNNNNNNNNNNNNNNNNNNNNNNNNNNNNNNNNNNNNNNNNNNNNNNNNNNNNNNNNNNNNNNNNNNNNNNNNNNNNNNNNNNNNNNNNNNNNNNNNNNNNNNNNNNNNNNNNNNNNNNNNNNNNNNNNNNNNNNNNNNNNNNNNNNNNNNNNNNNNNNNNNNNNNNNNNNNNNNNNNNNNNNNNNNNNNNNNNNNNNNNNNNNNNNNNNNNNNNNNNNNNNNNNNNNNNNNNNNNNNNNNNNNNNNNNNNNNNNNNNNNNNNNNNNNNNNNNNNNNNNNNNNNNNNNNNNNNNNNNNNNNNNNNNNNNNNNNNNNNNNNNNNNNNNNNNNNNNNNNNNNNNNNNNNNNNNNNNNNNNNNNNNNNNNNNNNNNNNNNNNNNNNNNNNNNNNNNNNNNNNNNNNNNNNNNNNNNNNNNNNNNNNNNNNNNNNNNNNNNNNNNNNNNNNNNNNNNNNNNNNNNNNNNNNNNNNNNNNNNNNNNNNNNNNNNNNNNNNNNNNNNNNNNNNNNNNNNNNNNNNNNNNNNNNNNNNNNNNNNNNNNNNNNNNNNNNNNNNNNNNNNNNNNNNNNNNNNNNNNNNNNNNNNNNNNNNNNNNNNNNNNNNNNNNNNNNNNNNNNNNNNNNNNNNNNNNNNNNNNNNNNNNNNNNNNNNNNNNNNNNNNNNNNNNNNNNNNNNNNNNNNNNNNNNNNNNNNNNNNNNNNNNNNNNNNNNNNNNNNNNNNNNNNNNNNNNNNNNNNNNNNNNNNNNNNNNNNNNNNNNNNNNNNNNNNNNNNNNNNNNNNNNNNNNNNNNNNNNNNNNNNNNNNNNNNNNNNNNNNNNNNNNNNNNNNNNNNNNNNNNNNNNNNNNNNNNNNNNNNNNNNNNNNNNNNNNNNNNNNNNNNNNNNNNNNNNNNNNNNNNNNNNNNNNNNNNNNNNNNNNNNNNNNNNNNNNNNNNNNNNNNNNNNNNNNNNNNNNNNNNNNNNNNNNNNNNNNNNNNNNNNNNNNNNNNNNNNNNNNNNNNNNNNNNNNNNNNNNNNNNNNNNNNNNNNNNNNNNNNNNNNNNNNNNNNNNNNNNNNNNNNNNNNNNNNNNNNNNNNNNNNNNNNNNNNNNNNNNNNNNNNNNNNNNNNNNNNNNNNNNNNNNNNNNNNNNNNNNNNNNNNNNNNNNNNNNNNNNNNNNNNNNNNNNNNNNNNNNNNNNNNNNNNNNNNNNNNNNNNNNNNNNNNNNNNNNNNNNNNNNNNNNNNNNNNNNNNNNNNNNNNNNNNNNNNNNNNNNNNNNNNNNNNNNNNNNNNNNNNNNNNNNNNNNNNNNNNNNNNNNNNNNNNNNNNNNNNNNNNNNNNNNNNNNNNNNNNNNNNNNNNNNNNNNNNNNNNNNNNNNNNNNNNNNNNNNNNNNNNNNNNNNNNNNNNNNNNNNNNNNNNNNNNNNNNNNNNNNNNNNNNNNNNNNNNNNNNNNNNNNNNNNNNNNNNNNNNNNNNNNNNNNNNNNNNNNNNNNNNNNNNNNNNNNNNNNNNNNNNNNNNNNNNNNNNNNNNNNNNNNNNNNNNNNNNNNNNNNNNNNNNNNNNNNNNNNNNNNNNNNNNNNNNNNNNNNNNNNNNNNNNNNNNNNNNNNNNNNNNNNNNNNNNNNNNNNNNNNNNNNNNNNNNNNNNNNNNNNNNNNNNNNNNNNNNNNNNNNNNNNNNNNNNNNNNNNNNNNNNNNNNNNNNNNNNNNNNNNNNNNNNNNNNNNNNNNNNNNNNNNNNNNNNNNNNNNNNNNNNNNNNNNNNNNNNNNNNNNNNNNNNNNNNNNNNNNNNNNNNNNNNNNNNNNNNNNNNNNNNNNNNNNNNNNNNNNNNNNNNNNNNNNNNNNNNNNNNNNNNNNNNNNNNNNNNNNNNNNNNNNNNNNNNNNNNNNNNNNNNNNNNNNNNNNNNNNNNNNNNNNNNNNNNNNNNNNNNNNNNNNNNNNNNNNNNNNNNNNNNNNNNNNNNNNNNNNNNNNNNNNNNNNNNNNNNNNNNNNNNNNNNNNNNNNNNNNNNNNNNNNNNNNNNNNNNNNNNNNNNNNNNNNNNNNNNNNNNNNNNNNNNNNNNNNNNNNNNNNNNNNNNNNNNNNNNNNNNNNNNNNNNNNNNNNNNNNNNNNNNNNNNNNNNNNNNNNNNNNNNNNNNNNNNNNNNNNNNNNNNNNNNNNNNNNNNNNNNNNNNNNNNNNNNNNNNNNNNNNNNNNNNNNNNNNNNNNNNNNNNNNNNNNNNNNNNNNNNNNNNNNNNNNNNNNNNNNNNNNNNNNNNNNNNNNNNNNNNNNNNNNNNNNNNNNNNN
The genomic region above belongs to Gouania willdenowi chromosome 10, fGouWil2.1, whole genome shotgun sequence and contains:
- the cnot7 gene encoding CCR4-NOT transcription complex subunit 7 isoform X2, with product MPAATVDHSQRICEVWANNLEEELKRIRHVIRKYNYIAMDTEFPGVVARPIGEFRSNADYQYQLLRCNVDLLKIIQLGLTFLNEQGEYPPGTSTWQFNFKFNLTEDMYAQDSIELLTTAGIQFKKHEDDGIETLYFAELLMTSGVVLCDGVKWLSFHRYRC
- the cnot7 gene encoding CCR4-NOT transcription complex subunit 7 isoform X1, which codes for MTIKTSLNGTMPAATVDHSQRICEVWANNLEEELKRIRHVIRKYNYIAMDTEFPGVVARPIGEFRSNADYQYQLLRCNVDLLKIIQLGLTFLNEQGEYPPGTSTWQFNFKFNLTEDMYAQDSIELLTTAGIQFKKHEDDGIETLYFAELLMTSGVVLCDGVKWLSFHRYRC